One stretch of Prunus persica cultivar Lovell chromosome G1, Prunus_persica_NCBIv2, whole genome shotgun sequence DNA includes these proteins:
- the LOC18789892 gene encoding probable pectate lyase 8 produces MAVFESKRWVTGAFLAVLLVLCFVAAIAEISGNRNGGTEELQSSSNSSMAARVAEDDESFNKHAVDDPEEVVAMVDMSIRNSTERRKLGFFSCGTGNPIDDCWRCDSNWQKNRKRLADCGIGFGRNAIGGRDGRFYVVTDPGDDDPVNPRPGTLRHAVIQNEPLWIVFKRDMVIQLKQELIMNSFKTIDGRGVNVHIANGACITIQFVTNIIIHGLHIHDCKPTGNALVRSSPSHFGWRTMADGDAVSIFGSSHIWVDHNSLSNCADGLVDAVMGSTAITISNNHFTHHNEVMLLGHSDSYTRDKAMQVTIAYNHFGEGLIQRMPRCRHGYFHVVNNDYTHWEMYAIGGSAEPTINSQGNRYAAPTNPFAKEVTKRVETPTTQWKSWNWRSEGDLLLNGAYFTPSGAGASASYARASSLGAKSSAMVGAITSGSGALPCRRGHPC; encoded by the exons ATGGCGGTGTTTGAGAGTAAGAGATGGGTTACTGGTGCTTTCTTGGCGGTGCTTCTCGTGCTTTGCTTCGTTGCTGCAATTGCTGAGATCTCTGGAAACAG AAATGGAGGAACAGAGGAGTTGCAGAGCTCAAGCAACTCATCAATGGCGGCCAG GGTGGCTGAGGATGATGAGAGCTTCAATAAGCATGCAGTTGATGACCCAGAGGAGGTTGTTGCCATGGTTGACAT GAGTATCCGAAACAGCACTGAGAGAAGGAAGCTGGGCTTCTTCTCATGTGGAACTGGCAATCCAATTGATGACTGCTGGCGTTGTGATTCAAACTGGCAGAAAAACCGCAAGCGTCTTGCAGACTGCGGCATTGGTTTTGGCAGAAATGCCATTGGTGGTCGTGATGGTCGCTTCTATGTTGTCACTGACCCTGGTGATGATGATCCTGTTAACCCCAGACCCGGTACTCTTCGCCACGCTGTCATCCAGAACGAGCCTCTCTGGATTGTGTTCAAGCGAGACATGGTGATACAATTGAAGCAGGAGCTCATCATGAACAGCTTCAAGACCATTGATGGCCGCGGAGTCAATGTTCACATTGCTAATGGAGCATGCATCACAATCCAATTTGTTACAAATATCATAATTCATGGTCTACATATCCATGACTGCAAGCCCACAGGAAATGCTTTGGTGAGGAGCTCTCCATCTCATTTCGGGTGGCGGACAATGGCTGATGGTGATGCTGTCTCCATCTTCGGGTCCAGCCATATATGGGTTGACCACAATTCTCTCTCCAACTGTGCTGATGGTCTTGTTGATGCTGTCATGGGCTCAACTGCAATTACCATTTCCAACAACCACTTTACCCACCACAATGAG GTGATGCTGCTGGGCCACAGTGACTCTTATACCAGAGACAAGGCAATGCAAGTGACAATTGCTTACAACCACTTTGGGGAGGGACTTATCCAAAGAATGCCAAG GTGTAGGCACGGGTATTTCCATGTGGTGAACAACGACTACACTCACTGGGAAATGTATGCCATTGGTGGAAGTGCAGAGCCCACCATCAACAGCCAGGGCAACAGATATGCTGCTCCAACCAACCCCTTTGCAAAGGAG GTTACCAAGAGGGTCGAGACACCGACAACCCAATGGAAGAGCTGGAACTGGAGATCAGAAGGAGACCTGCTTCTGAATGGTGCCTACTTCACTCCATCCGGAGCTGGAGCTTCAGCAAGCTATGCCAGGGCCTCAAGCTTGGGAGCCAAGTCCTCTGCCATGGTTGGAGCCATAACTTCAGGTTCTGGTGCACTCCCCTGCCGCAGAGGCCATCCTTGCTAG